The Marinitoga sp. 1197 genome window below encodes:
- a CDS encoding nucleotidyltransferase, which produces MKVLGIIVEYNPFHNGHLYHLKKAKEMVKPDFTIAVMSGNFVQRGEPAILDKFARTEIALNMGIDIVIELPFVYSIQDANGFALGSIGILERTKVVTDIVFGSESADIETLNIISDIIYKQPDKFKNLLKKYLKEGYSFPNARKYALIHFFEKNNILKKEKILAIEKSNDILGLEYLKALKYYNSKIVPHVIQRQGANYNDKEFKGDFSSATAIRKLWKEEMYELIKKSVPQTTYEILKREENLGKAPIFIEDYEISLLSFLRTLNRDDIQEIFGINEGLEQRIIEAAKQSASIIEFYRLVKAKRFTYTRIKRTLLSIYFRLKKDLIYDANKYGPQYLRILGFTKKGRKLLSVMREQITYPIIVTPSNYISIIKNIERDLDNKRKKWDIKKNLYFKMIEYDFKASNVYSMYYKNKEFSRGEIDKKAKIIILK; this is translated from the coding sequence TTGAAAGTATTAGGGATAATCGTTGAATATAATCCATTCCATAATGGACATTTATATCACTTAAAAAAAGCTAAAGAGATGGTAAAACCTGACTTCACCATTGCGGTGATGAGTGGAAATTTTGTTCAAAGAGGAGAACCAGCAATTCTAGATAAATTTGCTAGAACAGAAATTGCGCTTAATATGGGAATAGATATAGTTATCGAATTACCTTTTGTGTATTCTATTCAAGATGCAAATGGTTTTGCATTGGGATCTATTGGGATTTTAGAAAGAACAAAAGTTGTGACAGATATAGTATTTGGGAGCGAATCAGCAGATATTGAAACATTAAATATTATTTCTGATATAATATATAAACAACCTGATAAGTTTAAAAATCTTTTAAAAAAATATTTAAAAGAAGGATATTCTTTTCCGAATGCGAGAAAATACGCATTAATTCATTTTTTTGAAAAAAATAATATTTTAAAAAAAGAAAAAATTTTGGCTATTGAAAAATCTAATGATATATTAGGATTGGAATATTTAAAAGCATTAAAATATTATAATTCTAAAATAGTTCCACATGTGATACAGCGACAGGGGGCAAATTATAACGATAAAGAATTTAAAGGTGATTTTTCCAGTGCTACAGCCATTAGAAAATTGTGGAAAGAAGAAATGTATGAATTAATAAAAAAATCAGTTCCACAGACAACATATGAAATATTAAAAAGAGAAGAGAATTTAGGTAAAGCTCCAATATTTATTGAAGATTATGAAATATCTTTACTATCTTTTTTAAGAACATTAAATAGGGATGATATTCAAGAAATTTTTGGAATTAATGAGGGTTTGGAACAAAGAATAATAGAAGCTGCAAAACAAAGTGCATCTATAATAGAATTTTACCGTTTAGTAAAAGCTAAAAGATTTACTTATACTAGAATAAAAAGAACACTCTTAAGTATTTATTTTAGATTAAAAAAAGATTTGATATATGATGCTAATAAATATGGTCCTCAATATTTAAGAATTCTGGGTTTTACAAAAAAAGGAAGAAAATTATTATCAGTAATGAGAGAACAAATAACGTATCCAATAATTGTCACGCCATCAAATTATATTTCAATTATAAAAAATATAGAAAGGGATTTAGATAATAAACGCAAAAAATGGGATATAAAAAAGAATTTATATTTTAAAATGATAGAATATGATTTTAAGGCATCTAATGTATATTCAATGTATTATAAAAATAAAGAATTTTCTAGAGGGGAAATAGATAAAAAAGCAAAAATAATTATTCTTAAGTGA
- a CDS encoding alpha-amylase family glycosyl hydrolase, with translation MKKIFIFIFLILIFTMSFSIKSVIYYTASASNVSIIGDFSDEPIQMEKTNTGLWKKSFELEEGEYKYLFLVDGNEILDYKNTNTVYSNGKLYSLLIIKEEKTYYPSIGDGKVGVIKHEKERKYINPVKPGDIYLSIEVQKKDIEDVYFVGNAKVIKKEKLTFDKTELYRFHVKTPANVLRYKFIIKDGENSIEYPNLDYFEFDFNKPIIKYFDVPDWTKGRIYYQIFPERFRNGDKTNDPTYTYEWYGNYTSSSLGSNGFYGGDLKGIIESIEYLKNLGIEAIYLNPIFESVSSHKYDTKDYLRIDSHFGDDKTFIQMVKDLKKNNIKIILDGVFNHTGDEFFAMQDIFRNQKRSKYLDWYFIKKFPVTKSADSYESWWGYADLPKLNLENPEVKAYITTVLGKWMEYGIDGWRLDAVDQVKNSFWENFFYPIVKGINENAVISGEYWKDSTQYFEKPAFDTVMNYLFRDAALGYAKGGSAYNFVKNTNAYLEKYPPQIIHTLWNLLDSHDTPRAITELNDDIDKFKIAVGIQMTFVGAPVIYYGDEIGLTGERDPWCRKPFPWDEEFWNMDIYNYYKSLIKLRKEHEALRYGEYEVIKTKLGALVYRRYTENDEVIVISNSRKIPVKANIELNGNYIDYFTGEKIKTIEKISGLTFRILIRQ, from the coding sequence ATGAAAAAAATTTTTATATTTATATTTTTAATATTAATTTTTACAATGTCATTTTCAATAAAAAGTGTTATATACTATACTGCAAGTGCTTCAAATGTTTCAATAATAGGTGATTTTTCAGATGAACCTATTCAAATGGAAAAAACAAATACGGGATTATGGAAAAAAAGTTTTGAATTAGAAGAAGGGGAATATAAATATTTATTTTTAGTAGATGGAAATGAAATTCTGGATTATAAAAATACAAACACTGTTTATTCAAACGGAAAATTATATTCATTACTCATAATAAAAGAAGAAAAAACATATTACCCATCTATAGGTGATGGAAAAGTTGGGGTTATAAAGCACGAAAAAGAAAGAAAATATATAAATCCAGTAAAACCTGGAGATATTTATTTATCAATAGAAGTACAAAAAAAAGATATTGAAGATGTATATTTTGTTGGTAATGCGAAAGTTATAAAAAAAGAGAAATTAACATTTGATAAAACAGAATTATATAGATTCCATGTAAAAACACCTGCTAATGTATTGAGATATAAGTTTATTATAAAAGATGGTGAAAATAGTATCGAATATCCTAATTTAGATTATTTTGAATTTGATTTTAATAAACCAATAATAAAATATTTTGATGTACCAGATTGGACAAAAGGTAGAATATATTATCAAATATTTCCTGAAAGATTTAGAAATGGAGATAAAACAAATGATCCAACATATACATATGAATGGTATGGTAATTATACATCATCATCATTAGGTTCTAATGGATTTTATGGTGGAGATTTAAAAGGTATTATAGAATCAATAGAATATTTAAAAAATTTAGGAATAGAGGCAATTTATTTAAATCCAATATTCGAATCAGTTTCTAGTCATAAATATGATACTAAAGATTATTTAAGAATAGATTCACATTTTGGTGATGATAAAACATTTATCCAAATGGTTAAGGACTTAAAGAAAAACAATATAAAAATAATTCTTGATGGAGTTTTTAACCATACAGGTGATGAATTTTTTGCCATGCAGGATATATTTAGAAATCAAAAAAGATCTAAGTACTTAGATTGGTATTTTATAAAGAAATTTCCAGTTACAAAGTCTGCAGATAGCTATGAATCATGGTGGGGATATGCTGACCTTCCTAAATTAAACTTAGAAAATCCTGAAGTAAAAGCTTACATTACCACTGTCTTAGGAAAATGGATGGAATATGGCATTGATGGTTGGAGATTAGATGCAGTAGATCAAGTGAAAAATTCATTCTGGGAAAATTTCTTTTATCCTATAGTAAAAGGGATAAATGAAAATGCTGTTATTAGTGGTGAATACTGGAAAGATTCTACTCAATATTTTGAAAAACCAGCTTTTGATACTGTTATGAATTATTTGTTTAGAGATGCAGCTTTGGGATATGCAAAAGGTGGAAGTGCTTATAATTTTGTAAAAAACACAAATGCTTATTTAGAAAAGTATCCGCCACAAATAATTCATACATTATGGAATTTATTAGATAGTCATGATACACCAAGAGCAATTACAGAATTAAATGATGATATTGATAAATTTAAAATAGCAGTTGGTATTCAAATGACCTTTGTTGGAGCGCCAGTTATATATTATGGAGATGAAATAGGGCTAACAGGTGAAAGAGATCCTTGGTGTAGAAAACCATTTCCATGGGATGAAGAATTTTGGAATATGGATATATATAATTACTATAAATCTCTTATAAAACTTAGAAAAGAACATGAAGCATTAAGATATGGAGAATATGAAGTAATAAAAACAAAATTGGGAGCTTTGGTATATAGAAGATATACTGAAAATGATGAAGTAATTGTAATATCCAATTCAAGAAAAATACCTGTAAAAGCAAATATAGAACTAAATGGGAATTATATAGATTATTTTACAGGAGAAAAAATAAAAACAATTGAAAAAATATCAGGATTAACATTTAGAATATTAATAAGGCAGTGA
- the panD gene encoding aspartate 1-decarboxylase has product MFRILLKGKIHRASVTEKNIHYEGSVTIDEELMELANIEENELVQIVDINNGARFETYVIKGERGSRIIGLNGAAARMVELGDKVIIMAYGLYSKEEKSNPKIVVVDDKNNPKILKNHEEPRTEC; this is encoded by the coding sequence ATGTTTAGAATACTATTAAAAGGAAAAATTCATAGAGCATCAGTTACAGAAAAAAATATTCATTATGAAGGTAGCGTTACAATCGATGAAGAATTAATGGAGCTTGCGAATATAGAAGAAAATGAATTAGTTCAAATAGTGGATATAAATAATGGTGCAAGATTTGAAACTTATGTTATAAAAGGAGAAAGAGGATCAAGGATAATAGGTTTAAATGGTGCAGCTGCAAGAATGGTGGAATTAGGGGATAAAGTTATTATTATGGCATATGGATTGTATTCTAAAGAAGAAAAAAGTAATCCGAAAATAGTTGTAGTAGATGATAAAAATAATCCAAAAATTCTAAAAAATCATGAAGAACCTAGAACGGAGTGCTAA
- a CDS encoding ATPase, whose amino-acid sequence MSRTVLIDGSVSYSSNAQIIHSKILKELVIEFLNDLEERNESLLTFFSLFLKNEDAVEVKERYDLDQIIKMLFALSAEKIDEIDSSPFYSFPKLGDKKEQIVKFVERIYNLWRNKHRFMIQKNDYVSNGIQKIYKEMILVRNNTDFKSLITNFYRQILINVSDDRLKVLRQLPSGAQVAFSIDTPSFKDKIFNGSDTLYKVPFVWGIVFEPPVIFYTKSNKRKGIFKVIDSPILENIELENPDDWFAFPVHVGKKYILVYVYKEFLAMAAGLTNLFELAGFGIVQRKKPDGIYFYGLEDRFFEKAEYKKGVIYKEKDGTYVGLLGQDDDVDYFGYMKKMILTIHNLKVIDEGNLPIHGALAEIILRNGKKANVMLMGDSGAGKSETLDALNRLSNEVSEVNILIDDMGSLEIDDSGNVIAFGTETGAFVRLDDLQPGYAYSAIDRSIFMNPNETNARVIVPYSNYKDIIKPTKIDYFLYANNYVKAEDNSYINFFNDWESAYNVFSKGARMAKGTTAEVGLTYSYFANPFGAVQRKEKHEKIAKKFLEQMIKNGVKVGEIKTQLGVSGFEENGPTYAAKALLKLIDNQ is encoded by the coding sequence ATGTCGAGAACTGTTTTAATTGATGGTAGTGTTTCATATTCCTCCAATGCTCAAATTATTCACAGCAAAATATTAAAAGAATTAGTTATAGAATTTTTAAATGATCTTGAAGAAAGAAATGAAAGCCTTTTAACTTTTTTTTCTTTATTTTTAAAAAACGAAGATGCTGTTGAAGTTAAAGAACGTTATGATCTTGATCAGATAATTAAAATGCTTTTTGCTTTATCTGCTGAAAAAATTGACGAAATAGATTCTTCGCCCTTTTATAGTTTTCCAAAATTAGGCGATAAAAAAGAACAGATTGTCAAGTTTGTAGAAAGAATTTATAATTTATGGAGAAATAAACACCGATTCATGATACAAAAAAACGATTATGTTTCTAATGGAATTCAAAAAATCTATAAAGAAATGATTCTTGTTAGAAATAATACTGATTTTAAAAGCTTAATTACAAATTTCTATCGTCAAATTCTGATTAATGTTTCAGATGATAGGTTAAAAGTATTAAGACAATTGCCAAGTGGTGCTCAAGTTGCGTTTTCTATAGATACTCCATCTTTTAAAGATAAGATTTTTAATGGCTCTGATACTTTATATAAGGTTCCTTTCGTATGGGGGATTGTATTTGAACCTCCTGTAATCTTTTATACAAAATCAAATAAGAGAAAAGGTATATTTAAAGTTATTGATTCTCCAATTTTAGAAAATATAGAACTGGAAAATCCAGATGATTGGTTTGCATTTCCAGTCCATGTTGGTAAAAAATATATTTTAGTATATGTATATAAAGAATTTCTCGCAATGGCTGCAGGTTTAACCAATTTATTCGAACTGGCAGGATTTGGGATTGTTCAGCGAAAAAAACCAGATGGGATATATTTTTACGGACTTGAAGATAGATTTTTTGAAAAAGCTGAATATAAAAAAGGTGTAATTTATAAAGAAAAAGATGGAACATATGTAGGCCTTTTAGGGCAAGATGATGATGTTGATTATTTTGGCTATATGAAAAAAATGATTTTAACCATTCATAATTTAAAGGTTATTGATGAAGGAAATTTGCCTATTCATGGAGCTTTAGCAGAAATTATTCTAAGAAATGGGAAAAAAGCTAATGTAATGTTAATGGGAGATAGTGGAGCTGGAAAATCCGAAACATTAGATGCTTTAAATAGACTTTCAAATGAAGTATCTGAAGTCAACATTTTAATAGATGATATGGGATCACTAGAAATTGATGATAGTGGAAATGTCATAGCTTTTGGAACCGAAACAGGTGCATTTGTAAGACTTGATGATTTACAACCTGGATACGCTTATTCCGCAATAGATAGAAGTATTTTTATGAATCCAAATGAAACAAATGCAAGAGTAATAGTCCCTTATTCAAATTACAAAGATATAATAAAACCAACTAAAATAGATTATTTCTTATATGCCAATAATTATGTAAAAGCTGAAGATAATTCATATATCAATTTTTTCAATGATTGGGAAAGTGCTTACAATGTATTTTCAAAAGGCGCCAGAATGGCCAAAGGCACCACTGCTGAGGTTGGTTTAACTTATAGTTATTTTGCAAATCCCTTTGGTGCAGTCCAAAGAAAGGAAAAACACGAAAAAATCGCTAAAAAATTTTTGGAACAGATGATTAAAAACGGTGTTAAAGTTGGAGAAATAAAAACTCAATTAGGTGTTTCTGGGTTCGAAGAAAATGGTCCTACTTATGCTGCTAAAGCACTTTTAAAATTAATAGATAATCAATAA